In Deltaproteobacteria bacterium RBG_16_64_85, one genomic interval encodes:
- a CDS encoding two-component system response regulator — MSHEPHEKILMVDDDALVTEVIGAVLRSNGFRFESASDGVEGLLKARDLHPDLIFLDISMPGMDGFQTCRRLREDSVTRKIPVVMLTADTDRESRIKALEAGANDFLTKPVDNTELVVRANNLLKTKRYQDSLEEQGRILERQVQERTRQLMESLLETVQRLTLASEYRDVDSYVHVKRISYYTEVVVKSLGISGEEADIMFYASPMHDIGKVGIPDAILLKPGILTDEEFEIMKTHTTIGARILRGSGSPYLKSAERFALCHHERWDGTGYPQGLKGEAIPIEGRIMNLIDQYDALRSKRPYKPPFDHERAVAILTGGGHRTNPGHFDPRILQIFKDSAEKFREIFETHQSW, encoded by the coding sequence ATGAGCCACGAGCCCCATGAAAAGATCCTGATGGTCGATGACGATGCTCTTGTCACGGAGGTCATCGGCGCGGTTCTCCGGAGCAACGGGTTCCGGTTCGAGAGCGCGTCCGACGGAGTCGAGGGGCTGCTGAAGGCCAGGGACCTGCATCCCGATCTCATCTTCCTCGACATCTCGATGCCGGGGATGGACGGTTTCCAGACGTGCCGCAGACTCAGGGAGGACTCGGTTACCCGCAAGATCCCGGTGGTCATGCTCACGGCCGACACGGACCGGGAGTCCAGGATCAAGGCGCTGGAGGCGGGCGCGAACGACTTCCTCACGAAGCCGGTCGACAACACGGAGCTGGTCGTCCGGGCGAACAACCTCCTGAAGACGAAGCGGTACCAGGACTCCCTCGAGGAACAGGGCAGGATCCTCGAGCGGCAAGTCCAGGAGAGGACCCGGCAGCTCATGGAGTCCCTGCTGGAAACCGTCCAGCGGCTGACGCTCGCCTCGGAGTACCGGGACGTCGACTCCTATGTCCACGTCAAGCGGATCAGCTACTACACCGAAGTCGTCGTGAAGAGCCTCGGCATCTCGGGGGAGGAGGCCGACATCATGTTCTATGCGAGCCCGATGCACGACATCGGAAAGGTCGGCATTCCGGACGCCATCCTGCTCAAGCCCGGGATCCTGACGGACGAGGAATTCGAGATCATGAAGACCCACACCACGATCGGGGCGAGGATCCTGCGCGGGTCCGGCAGCCCCTACCTGAAGTCGGCGGAGCGGTTCGCGCTGTGCCACCACGAGCGGTGGGACGGCACTGGCTATCCGCAGGGGCTCAAGGGGGAAGCGATCCCGATCGAGGGGCGGATCATGAACCTGATTGACCAGTACGACGCCCTGAGAAGCAAGCGTCCCTACAAGCCCCCGTTCGACCACGAGCGCGCCGTGGCGATCCTGACCGGGGGGGGGCACCGCACGAACCCGGGCCATTTCGATCCCCGGATCCTCCAGATCTTCAAGGATAGCGCGGAGAAGTTCCGCGAGATCTTCGAAACCCACCAATCGTGGTAG
- a CDS encoding adenylyltransferase, with product MEWNDQDVLRYSRNLLLREIGSSGQEKLFSSSALVVGAGGLGSPALLYLAAAGVGRIGIIDGDRVDLSNLNRQMIHGEHSVGLGKADSAGAALRAFRSDLVVEVHDTALTTDNALDLFRRYDVIVDGSDNFPTKYLCNDASILTGVPLVHAGVLRFGGQILTVIPCKGPCLRCLLPEIPPRKDAPTCSEAGILGASAGVVGSWQAVEAVKLLLGIGEPLSGRLMMIDTLDASVSTLTVPKDPGCPACGGSPRILPPLSPLEYHLERSCPL from the coding sequence ATGGAGTGGAACGACCAAGACGTCCTGAGGTACAGCCGGAACCTCCTCCTGCGGGAAATCGGCTCCTCCGGCCAGGAGAAGCTCTTTTCCTCGTCCGCGCTCGTGGTGGGAGCGGGGGGGCTGGGCTCGCCCGCGCTCCTTTATCTCGCCGCTGCGGGAGTGGGCCGGATCGGGATCATCGACGGAGATCGCGTCGACCTGTCCAACCTCAACCGGCAGATGATTCATGGAGAGCATTCGGTGGGCCTCGGCAAGGCGGACTCCGCGGGAGCGGCCCTTCGGGCGTTCCGGTCGGACCTCGTGGTGGAGGTTCACGATACCGCACTCACGACGGACAACGCCCTGGACCTTTTCCGCCGCTACGACGTCATCGTCGACGGGAGCGACAACTTCCCGACGAAATACCTGTGCAACGACGCGTCGATCTTGACGGGCGTCCCGCTGGTCCACGCGGGGGTCCTGCGGTTCGGGGGACAGATCCTCACGGTGATCCCCTGCAAGGGGCCGTGCTTGCGGTGCCTCCTCCCCGAGATCCCCCCCCGCAAGGACGCCCCGACCTGCTCCGAGGCGGGAATTCTGGGTGCATCGGCGGGCGTCGTGGGATCGTGGCAAGCGGTGGAGGCCGTCAAGTTGCTGCTGGGGATCGGCGAACCGCTGAGCGGGAGGCTGATGATGATCGACACGCTGGACGCCTCCGTCTCCACGCTCACGGTCCCGAAGGACCCGGGATGCCCGGCTTGCGGGGGGTCGCCGCGGATCCTCCCGCCGCTCTCTCCCCTCGAATATCACCTGGAACGGAGCTGCCCGCTATGA
- a CDS encoding CarD family transcriptional regulator — MSFKVGDMAVYPAHGVGIIQAIETKSISGGRRESFYVLRILDTGITIMVPVNNTNQVGLRRIMDSRAVTSVYKILRAREMDVEPKPWNRRYRQYMDKLKSGSPFEIAEVLRNLLLLKGEKALSFGERKMLDTARSLLVKEISLAKAVTEEAVEEDLRRFLNL, encoded by the coding sequence ATGAGCTTCAAGGTTGGGGATATGGCAGTCTATCCGGCTCACGGCGTCGGAATCATCCAGGCGATCGAAACGAAGTCGATCTCGGGGGGGAGGCGGGAATCGTTTTACGTTTTACGCATCCTGGACACGGGGATCACGATCATGGTTCCGGTCAACAATACGAACCAGGTAGGCCTGCGCCGCATCATGGATAGCCGGGCCGTCACCTCGGTCTACAAGATCCTCCGGGCGCGGGAGATGGATGTCGAGCCCAAGCCGTGGAACCGCCGCTACCGCCAGTACATGGACAAGCTCAAATCCGGATCCCCGTTCGAAATCGCCGAGGTCCTGCGCAACCTGCTCCTGCTGAAGGGGGAGAAGGCCCTGTCCTTCGGGGAGCGGAAGATGCTGGACACGGCCCGTTCCCTCCTCGTCAAGGAAATCTCTCTCGCCAAGGCCGTAACGGAGGAAGCCGTCGAGGAGGACCTGCGCCGCTTCCTGAACCTGTAA
- a CDS encoding excinuclease ABC subunit C, protein MAALSDWKTFPRAPGVYLMSDARGKVLYVGKAKELRARLHNYTVPGGDGRPQIPHLVRRIADVRCIVTATEKEALLLENTLIKEHRPPFNVFLRDDKEYLLLRIDRKEEFPRPELVRRVAKDGTAYFGPYSSARGIRETLRLLFRLFPLCSCSPKKFASRRRPCLNYQMGRCGGACAGKITREEYLPVVDNAIRFLKGNYRDVAKIWKEEMLRMARERRFEEAAKIRDRIATVEGTLVRQRVVRTVPGDVDAIGWHREGPEATGAVLHVRSGRLSDAHSYSFRVEGAEDEALSSFLLQHYAEGAYFPGEILLPMEIPDREPLASLLSDRAGNRVRIKVPGAGERARLAALANTNALEAHRMRKEKEAAYEELSSRLASLCHLPKPPLRIDGFDISNLSGTEPVGSMVAFVGGKAAKKWYRKFAVRGMEGQDDFAMMEQVVRRRFAHDEDFAGMPDLILIDGGKGQLSSAMAAMRGAGVGFLPVIALAKERMRGGTKVFRDRIFLPGRKNPIVLPPNDPVLLLLMRVRDEAHRFALAFHRARRTKRAFRLATTSTHGFSK, encoded by the coding sequence ATGGCGGCCCTTTCCGACTGGAAGACGTTTCCCCGCGCCCCCGGCGTCTATCTCATGTCGGACGCCCGAGGGAAAGTCCTCTACGTGGGGAAGGCGAAGGAGTTGCGCGCGAGGCTCCACAACTACACGGTGCCAGGTGGCGACGGCCGCCCCCAGATTCCGCACCTAGTGCGCCGCATTGCCGACGTACGATGCATCGTCACGGCCACGGAGAAGGAGGCGCTGCTCCTCGAAAACACTCTCATCAAGGAGCATCGCCCCCCGTTCAACGTCTTTTTAAGGGACGATAAGGAGTACCTCCTGCTGCGGATCGACCGGAAGGAGGAGTTCCCCCGACCAGAGCTCGTCCGGCGGGTCGCGAAGGACGGCACCGCCTACTTCGGGCCGTATTCTTCCGCCCGGGGGATCCGGGAGACGCTGCGCCTGCTGTTCCGGCTCTTCCCTCTCTGCTCGTGCTCCCCGAAGAAGTTCGCCTCCCGGCGCAGGCCGTGCCTCAACTACCAGATGGGGCGGTGCGGCGGCGCGTGCGCGGGGAAAATCACCCGGGAGGAGTATCTCCCCGTTGTGGACAACGCCATCCGCTTTCTGAAAGGAAACTACCGCGACGTCGCGAAAATCTGGAAGGAGGAGATGTTGCGGATGGCGCGGGAGAGGAGGTTCGAAGAGGCGGCGAAGATCCGCGACCGGATCGCGACCGTGGAGGGGACGCTTGTCCGGCAGAGGGTGGTCCGCACCGTGCCCGGGGACGTGGACGCGATCGGCTGGCACCGCGAGGGTCCCGAGGCGACCGGGGCGGTCCTCCACGTGCGCTCCGGGCGGCTCTCCGACGCCCACAGCTACTCGTTCCGAGTGGAGGGGGCCGAGGACGAGGCCCTCTCCTCCTTTCTCCTCCAGCATTACGCCGAGGGGGCGTACTTCCCCGGGGAGATTCTCCTTCCGATGGAAATCCCGGACCGCGAACCCCTGGCCTCGCTTCTTTCCGACAGGGCCGGGAACCGGGTCCGGATCAAGGTTCCCGGCGCGGGGGAGCGTGCCCGCCTGGCCGCCCTGGCCAATACAAACGCCTTGGAAGCGCACCGGATGCGGAAAGAAAAGGAGGCAGCCTACGAGGAGCTGTCCTCCCGCCTGGCATCCTTGTGCCACCTTCCGAAGCCTCCCCTGCGGATCGATGGGTTCGACATCTCGAACCTCTCCGGCACGGAACCGGTCGGGTCTATGGTGGCTTTCGTCGGAGGCAAGGCGGCGAAGAAGTGGTACCGGAAGTTCGCGGTACGGGGGATGGAGGGACAGGACGACTTCGCGATGATGGAGCAGGTGGTCCGACGCAGGTTCGCGCACGACGAGGACTTCGCGGGGATGCCGGACCTGATCCTCATCGATGGGGGAAAGGGACAGCTTTCCTCGGCGATGGCGGCGATGAGGGGTGCCGGCGTGGGTTTCCTCCCCGTCATCGCCTTGGCCAAGGAGCGGATGCGCGGCGGTACGAAAGTCTTCCGCGACAGGATCTTCCTGCCGGGCAGGAAGAACCCCATTGTCCTACCCCCCAACGATCCCGTACTGCTCCTGCTGATGCGCGTGCGGGACGAGGCACACCGGTTCGCCCTCGCGTTCCACCGCGCCCGCAGGACGAAGAGGGCGTTCCGGCTGGCGACGACTTCAACGCATGGATTTTCAAAATAA
- a CDS encoding 2-hydroxyglutaryl-CoA dehydratase: MTPRRVLFAGIDVGSLTTDVVLLDGKGTVAGHAIVATGVSTQKASGEALSRALAISGGTATDIAITVSTGYGRERVPAADLNVTEITCHARGARHLFPFAATVLDIGGQDSKVIRLSPDGRVVDFAMNDKCAAGTGRFLEVMARTLEMDLDQMGPLALLSRRSLSVSSMCTVFAESEVVSLIATGASAEDIAWGVHLAIANRIAALAERVGCEAPAVMTGGVAKNPAARKALEDRFGIPLLVPEEPQLAGALGAALIAREKSRPRH; this comes from the coding sequence GTGACTCCGCGCCGGGTTCTCTTCGCCGGGATCGACGTCGGGTCCCTCACCACCGACGTGGTCCTCCTCGACGGGAAGGGAACGGTGGCCGGGCACGCCATCGTCGCCACCGGCGTCTCCACGCAAAAAGCATCCGGGGAGGCCCTTTCCCGTGCTCTCGCGATCTCCGGGGGAACCGCGACCGACATCGCAATCACCGTTTCGACGGGCTACGGACGCGAGAGGGTGCCCGCTGCCGACCTGAATGTCACCGAGATCACCTGCCACGCGCGGGGGGCCCGCCACCTGTTCCCCTTCGCTGCGACGGTGCTCGACATCGGGGGGCAGGACAGCAAGGTCATCCGGCTCTCCCCGGATGGCCGGGTGGTCGACTTCGCGATGAACGACAAGTGCGCTGCAGGCACAGGGCGGTTCCTGGAAGTGATGGCGCGGACCCTGGAGATGGACCTGGATCAGATGGGGCCACTCGCCCTGCTCTCCCGAAGGTCGCTGTCCGTCAGTTCGATGTGCACGGTGTTCGCCGAGTCGGAGGTCGTCTCCCTGATCGCGACGGGGGCCTCCGCCGAGGACATCGCATGGGGAGTGCACCTGGCCATAGCGAACCGGATCGCGGCGCTCGCCGAGCGGGTCGGCTGCGAAGCCCCCGCCGTCATGACGGGAGGGGTCGCGAAAAACCCCGCTGCCCGCAAGGCCCTCGAGGACCGGTTCGGCATCCCGCTCCTGGTTCCCGAAGAGCCTCAGCTGGCGGGAGCGCTGGGGGCGGCTCTCATCGCGCGGGAGAAGAGCCGGCCCCGCCACTGA
- a CDS encoding TIGR00268 family protein produces MGSAVIAFSGGVDSTFLLHAARAALRDRVLAVTATSPTYPKSERDEAEAIARKWGVPHRFIESNELGIPGFSSNPPDRCYHCKKELFGLLAGIARKERFAAVCDGTNADDLHDFRPGRRAAKELGVRSPLLENGITKEEIRALSRCLGLPTAEKGSFACLSSRFPYGTEITEESLRRVESCEEILRGFGFRQFRVRVHGAVARIEVGQEEISRLFDAEVADAVHEGFRRNGFLYVSVDLKGYRTGSMNEGGPARPPVTF; encoded by the coding sequence ATGGGTTCGGCCGTGATCGCCTTCAGCGGCGGGGTGGACAGCACCTTCCTCCTGCACGCCGCCCGCGCGGCGCTTCGCGACCGCGTCCTCGCGGTCACCGCCACATCCCCAACCTACCCGAAGTCGGAGCGGGACGAGGCGGAAGCGATCGCCCGGAAGTGGGGCGTTCCTCACCGGTTCATCGAGTCGAACGAGCTGGGCATCCCTGGCTTTTCTTCCAATCCTCCCGACCGGTGCTATCACTGCAAAAAGGAGCTGTTCGGGCTCCTCGCAGGGATTGCCCGCAAGGAGAGGTTCGCCGCGGTCTGCGACGGCACCAACGCCGACGACCTCCACGACTTCCGACCCGGCCGCCGTGCGGCGAAGGAGCTCGGCGTGCGAAGTCCCCTGCTGGAAAACGGGATCACGAAGGAGGAAATCCGCGCGTTGAGCCGGTGCCTTGGCCTGCCGACCGCGGAGAAGGGATCCTTCGCCTGCCTCTCCTCCCGGTTCCCGTATGGGACCGAGATCACGGAGGAGTCCTTGCGGCGCGTGGAGTCCTGCGAGGAGATCTTGCGGGGATTCGGCTTCCGGCAGTTCCGCGTCCGCGTGCACGGCGCCGTGGCGCGCATCGAGGTCGGGCAGGAGGAGATTTCCCGCCTCTTCGACGCGGAGGTCGCGGACGCCGTCCACGAGGGGTTCCGGAGGAACGGCTTCCTCTACGTTTCCGTCGATCTCAAGGGATACCGGACGGGATCGATGAACGAGGGCGGTCCGGCCCGCCCTCCCGTCACATTTTGA
- a CDS encoding 4Fe-4S ferredoxin — translation MQSTVWFTDLSAPPGKSLLDKTGNLLRAAGLSERIEPGDLTAVKLHFGETGNTAFLRPIFVRKVVEEVAAAGGKPFLTDTNTLYLGGRSNAVDHLRTAVTNGFAYAVADAPIVIADGLRGESAVPVPVGGRIFREVSIGAEIVNADAMVVLTHFKGHELSGFGGAIKNLGMGCASRAGKLAQHSTVSPFVDPANCTGCGTCAAHCPSGAISVLSVKALIDSKTCIGCADCIVVCPEHTVKIDWNEAAPMVQKKMVEHALGALEGKRDSILFLTFVMQISPYCDCYGNSDRPIAPDVGILASCDPVAIDQASADLVIRAAGSDPFRKTHPSIDWTTQLSYGEEMGLGSRKYELTTL, via the coding sequence ATGCAGTCGACAGTTTGGTTCACGGACCTGTCCGCGCCGCCCGGGAAAAGCCTCCTCGACAAGACGGGGAATCTCCTGCGCGCCGCCGGGCTCTCCGAAAGGATCGAGCCTGGCGACCTGACGGCGGTGAAGCTTCACTTCGGGGAGACGGGAAATACCGCCTTCCTCCGCCCCATTTTCGTCCGCAAGGTCGTCGAGGAGGTCGCTGCCGCGGGCGGAAAACCCTTCCTCACCGACACCAACACGCTTTACCTGGGCGGACGGAGCAACGCCGTCGATCACCTCCGGACGGCCGTCACGAACGGATTCGCATACGCCGTGGCGGATGCTCCCATCGTCATCGCGGACGGACTGCGGGGCGAGAGCGCCGTCCCGGTTCCCGTCGGAGGGAGGATCTTCCGCGAGGTCTCCATCGGTGCCGAGATCGTCAACGCCGATGCCATGGTCGTGCTCACGCACTTCAAGGGGCACGAGCTTTCCGGGTTCGGCGGCGCCATCAAGAACCTCGGAATGGGGTGCGCTTCCCGGGCGGGAAAACTCGCCCAGCACTCGACCGTATCGCCGTTCGTCGACCCGGCGAACTGCACGGGCTGCGGAACGTGCGCAGCCCACTGCCCCTCGGGCGCCATCTCGGTCCTCTCGGTCAAGGCGCTCATCGATTCGAAAACCTGCATCGGCTGCGCGGACTGCATTGTGGTCTGCCCCGAGCACACGGTGAAGATCGACTGGAACGAGGCAGCGCCCATGGTGCAGAAAAAGATGGTGGAGCATGCCCTTGGTGCTCTCGAGGGGAAGAGGGACTCCATCCTGTTCCTCACCTTCGTCATGCAGATCTCCCCCTACTGCGACTGCTACGGCAACAGCGACCGGCCGATCGCGCCGGACGTCGGGATCCTCGCTTCCTGCGATCCGGTCGCCATCGACCAGGCATCCGCGGATCTCGTGATCCGGGCGGCGGGTTCGGATCCCTTCCGGAAAACCCACCCCTCCATCGACTGGACGACCCAGCTGTCCTACGGCGAGGAAATGGGACTCGGCTCACGGAAGTACGAGCTCACGACGCTGTGA
- a CDS encoding cysteine--tRNA ligase produces the protein MALTVFNTLGNRKEPFVPIAPGKVKMYVCGVTVYDLCHVGHARANVVFDIFVRYLRHRGYDVTFVRNFTDIDDKIIRRANQEGMKTEEIAERYIKAFYEDFDRMGLLRPDVEPRATKHIAEIIGLVDRLVATEKAYVVGRDVYYSVKGFPAYGRLSGKNTEDLLAGARVDVDERKRDPLDFALWKSSKPGEPSWDSPWGAGRPGWHIECSAMAMKHLGETFDIHGGGKDLVFPHHENEIAQSEGVTGKPFARYWIHNGFVNINQEKMSKSLGNFFTLREVLKKVKPEVLRFFFASSHYRSPIDHSDRSLAEAKAGLDRLYRVKEKAESCSSAGASSFPEGSEFSPLRDAPAKFEEAMDDDFNTAAALGYLFDAARALNRLAPADTAAEKEKAGQFLAGYAILEPLFGVLGLLQMSAKDYFRLDYTHVGNISVEISVQSEVGYSPGSRTGDRLSEAEILRRIEARKVARARKDFAEADRIRKELEASGILLEDSKGGTTWKYKT, from the coding sequence ATGGCGTTGACCGTTTTCAACACCTTGGGAAACCGGAAGGAGCCGTTCGTCCCGATCGCCCCGGGGAAAGTGAAGATGTACGTCTGCGGGGTGACGGTCTATGATCTCTGCCACGTCGGGCATGCCCGCGCGAACGTGGTTTTCGACATCTTCGTGCGCTATCTGCGGCACCGCGGGTACGATGTCACCTTCGTGCGCAACTTCACCGATATCGACGACAAGATCATCCGGCGGGCGAACCAGGAGGGGATGAAGACCGAAGAAATTGCGGAACGCTATATCAAGGCCTTCTACGAGGACTTCGACCGGATGGGGCTTCTGCGCCCTGATGTCGAGCCGCGAGCGACAAAGCATATTGCGGAGATCATCGGGCTCGTGGATCGGCTGGTCGCGACGGAGAAGGCGTATGTTGTCGGGAGGGACGTTTATTATTCCGTCAAGGGATTCCCGGCATACGGCAGGCTGTCGGGGAAGAACACGGAAGACCTGCTGGCCGGGGCGCGCGTGGACGTGGACGAGCGGAAACGGGACCCGCTCGACTTCGCGCTCTGGAAGTCGTCGAAGCCTGGAGAGCCCTCCTGGGACAGCCCCTGGGGGGCGGGGCGCCCGGGGTGGCACATCGAGTGCTCCGCGATGGCGATGAAGCACCTGGGGGAGACGTTCGATATCCACGGGGGGGGGAAGGACCTTGTGTTCCCCCATCACGAGAACGAGATCGCCCAGTCGGAAGGAGTGACGGGAAAGCCTTTCGCCCGCTACTGGATCCATAACGGGTTCGTCAACATCAACCAGGAGAAGATGAGCAAGTCGCTCGGGAACTTCTTCACCCTCCGCGAGGTGCTGAAGAAGGTAAAACCCGAGGTGCTCCGGTTCTTCTTCGCGTCGAGCCATTACCGGAGCCCGATCGACCATTCCGACCGGAGCCTCGCCGAGGCGAAGGCGGGGCTGGACCGCCTCTACCGGGTGAAGGAGAAGGCGGAGAGCTGCTCGTCCGCCGGGGCCTCCTCCTTTCCGGAGGGGAGCGAGTTCTCTCCTCTGCGGGACGCGCCGGCGAAGTTCGAAGAGGCGATGGACGATGACTTCAACACGGCCGCGGCCCTGGGGTATCTCTTCGACGCCGCGCGGGCGCTCAACCGGCTGGCTCCCGCCGACACGGCCGCGGAGAAGGAGAAGGCCGGGCAATTCCTAGCGGGTTACGCGATCCTCGAGCCGCTGTTCGGGGTGCTGGGGCTCCTCCAGATGTCGGCGAAGGACTACTTCCGGCTTGATTACACGCACGTTGGAAATATAAGCGTCGAAATTAGCGTGCAATCGGAAGTCGGATATTCGCCCGGCTCACGTACGGGAGACCGTCTCAGTGAAGCGGAGATCCTCCGGCGCATCGAGGCCCGCAAGGTCGCCCGCGCCAGGAAGGACTTCGCGGAGGCCGACCGGATCCGGAAGGAGCTCGAGGCGTCGGGAATCCTGCTCGAGGACTCCAAGGGCGGAACGACGTGGAAGTACAAGACATAG
- a CDS encoding excinuclease ABC subunit B has translation MGHRKCDEGVYALENRFRLNSPFAPSGDQPEAIRTLVAGLSQGMPRQVLLGVTGSGKTFTMANVIAETNRPALVIAPNKTLAAQLFAEFKELFPDNAVEYFVSYYDYYQPEAYIPQTDTFIEKDSSINEQIDKMRHSATRSVMTRTDVVVVASVSCIYGLGSPEFYNRLTVRVSEGAPFPRNALLRRLVEIQYERNDIDFHRGTFRVRGDAVELFPAYEEDRVLRIEYEEDTVARVRYVEPLRGTRLVDVRETVIFPASHYVTPEDHLERAVKGIEGELAERLEALSVQGKILEVERLGQRTTYDLEMIRQMGFCSGIENYSRHLDGRKPGQPPHTLLDYFPSGHLTFIDESHITVPQLNGMYNGDRSRKETLVEFGFRLPSALDNRPLRFEEFNRITGQTIFVSATPGTYELQESGGVVAEQIIRPTGLVDPEVEVRPAGRQVDDLLQEIRTRAAAGERVLVTTLTKRMAEDLTEHYEGQGVRVEYLHSDIDTLERVNIIRNLRLGKFDVLIGINLLREGLDLPEVSLVAILDADKEGFLRSARSLIQTFGRASRNVLGKVILYADHVTDSMREAISETGRRREKQRAFNERHGITPETVKKNIAAPIGQVCEADYVTVETGEMWKYASYEELAKTLKKLRREMERAAKKLDFELAAEIRDRLLALEKLELSAR, from the coding sequence ATGGGTCACCGTAAATGTGACGAGGGGGTTTACGCGTTGGAGAACCGGTTCCGCCTGAATTCGCCGTTCGCCCCGTCGGGGGACCAGCCGGAGGCGATCCGTACGCTCGTGGCCGGCCTTTCGCAGGGCATGCCGCGCCAGGTCCTGCTCGGCGTGACCGGTTCCGGCAAGACGTTCACGATGGCGAACGTCATCGCGGAGACGAACCGGCCTGCACTGGTCATCGCCCCCAACAAAACGCTCGCCGCCCAGCTCTTCGCCGAGTTCAAGGAGCTGTTCCCCGATAACGCCGTCGAGTATTTCGTCTCCTACTACGACTACTACCAGCCCGAGGCGTACATTCCCCAGACCGACACCTTCATCGAGAAGGACTCGTCGATCAACGAGCAGATCGACAAGATGCGTCACAGCGCCACCCGCTCCGTGATGACGCGGACCGACGTGGTGGTCGTGGCGTCCGTGTCCTGCATCTACGGGCTGGGCTCCCCGGAGTTCTACAACCGGCTGACCGTGCGTGTCTCGGAGGGGGCTCCCTTCCCGAGAAACGCGTTGCTGCGCCGGCTGGTCGAAATCCAGTACGAACGGAACGACATCGACTTTCACCGCGGTACCTTCCGGGTACGCGGCGACGCGGTGGAGCTGTTCCCCGCGTACGAAGAGGACCGGGTCCTGCGTATCGAATACGAGGAGGACACGGTCGCGCGGGTCCGTTACGTGGAGCCGCTTCGGGGGACGCGGCTGGTCGATGTCCGGGAGACAGTCATCTTTCCGGCCAGCCATTACGTGACCCCGGAGGACCACCTCGAACGGGCCGTCAAGGGAATCGAGGGGGAGCTCGCGGAGCGCCTGGAGGCGCTTTCGGTTCAAGGCAAGATCTTGGAGGTCGAGCGCCTCGGACAGCGGACCACCTACGACCTGGAGATGATCCGGCAGATGGGGTTCTGCAGCGGAATCGAAAACTACTCGCGCCACCTCGACGGCCGGAAGCCCGGACAGCCGCCGCACACGCTCCTGGACTACTTCCCCAGCGGCCACCTGACCTTCATCGACGAGTCCCACATCACCGTCCCCCAGCTCAACGGGATGTACAACGGCGACCGCTCCAGAAAGGAGACACTCGTCGAGTTCGGGTTCCGGCTCCCCTCGGCGCTCGACAACCGGCCGCTGCGGTTCGAGGAGTTCAACCGGATCACGGGCCAGACGATCTTCGTCTCGGCAACGCCGGGGACGTACGAGCTGCAGGAGAGCGGCGGGGTGGTCGCGGAACAAATCATCCGGCCGACGGGTCTGGTCGACCCCGAGGTTGAGGTCCGGCCCGCCGGCAGGCAGGTGGACGATCTGCTCCAGGAAATCCGCACGCGGGCGGCGGCGGGGGAGCGCGTCCTGGTGACGACGCTCACCAAGCGGATGGCCGAGGACCTTACCGAGCACTACGAAGGGCAGGGCGTTCGCGTCGAGTACCTTCACTCCGACATCGACACTCTGGAGCGGGTGAACATCATCCGCAACCTGCGCCTGGGGAAGTTCGACGTCCTCATCGGGATCAACCTCCTGCGGGAGGGGCTGGACCTCCCGGAGGTGTCGCTCGTCGCCATCCTGGACGCCGACAAGGAAGGGTTCCTGCGGTCGGCGCGTTCGCTCATCCAGACGTTCGGCCGCGCGTCCCGCAACGTCTTGGGAAAGGTGATCCTCTACGCCGACCATGTGACGGATTCGATGCGGGAGGCGATCTCGGAGACCGGGCGGCGACGGGAGAAGCAGAGAGCGTTCAACGAGCGGCACGGCATCACGCCGGAGACGGTGAAGAAGAACATCGCGGCACCGATCGGCCAGGTATGCGAGGCGGATTACGTCACCGTGGAAACCGGGGAGATGTGGAAGTACGCCTCCTACGAGGAATTGGCGAAGACACTCAAGAAACTGCGCCGTGAGATGGAGCGGGCGGCGAAGAAGCTGGACTTCGAGCTGGCGGCCGAGATCCGAGACCGTCTACTGGCGCTGGAAAAGCTGGAGCTTTCGGCGAGGTAG